AATACTTTAATCCATTTATTGAAGTAATCCCTATAGAGTTAGCCGGTAGGGGATATAGAATTGAAGAAAGCCTTTATCATAGTATTGAAGAGGCTGTAAATGATGTCTATAAAATTATTATTAAGCAGCTAAATAATTCACCATATATTCTATATGGACATAGCATGGGAAGTTTGATCGCCTATGAATTAGCCAGGAAAATACAAATTTCCAATGACGTATTACCTGAGTTTCTTGTTTTGTCTGGTAGAAATCATCCAAATAGCAAAATAAAAGATATCCGACACAATCTATCTAATGAACAATTTAAAAATGAAGTTATTGCTATGGGTGGTACACCATCCGAGGTGTTTCAATCAGAAGAATTAATGGAAATTTTTCTCCCCATTCTAAGAGCGGATTTTAAAATCGTAGAGACATATATACATAATAATAATATACAAGTATGTGACATTGATTTTCTGATCTTAAATGGAAAAAATGATGAATTAACTTCATATGAAGAGGTAAAAAAATGGGAGCAATACACAAATAAAATGTGTACATTCCACTCTTTTGAAGGTAAGCATTTCTTTCTACATGAAAACATCGAGGAAATAGCAAGCATAATTATAAGAAAGTTAGTTTCTCAAAGATCCTTAATGTATTTTTAGAATTTTCTAAATCGGTTTTAAGACTGGAAAAAATATCAAAGGTAAAAAAATTAGGTTCTAATACAAAAATCATTTGATAGAGACATAGAGATCTACATGGACAGTTCAATGACAGATTATGATGTAATTCAAAACAATTTATCATGTTTCGACAGAAGACTCCTTCTTCAAAAATGTGAAGGTGTGAAACAACAATTTTAGGTG
This sequence is a window from Bacillus pseudomycoides DSM 12442. Protein-coding genes within it:
- a CDS encoding thioesterase II family protein; translation: MTKIKLFCLPHAGGSAFNYSKWKKYFNPFIEVIPIELAGRGYRIEESLYHSIEEAVNDVYKIIIKQLNNSPYILYGHSMGSLIAYELARKIQISNDVLPEFLVLSGRNHPNSKIKDIRHNLSNEQFKNEVIAMGGTPSEVFQSEELMEIFLPILRADFKIVETYIHNNNIQVCDIDFLILNGKNDELTSYEEVKKWEQYTNKMCTFHSFEGKHFFLHENIEEIASIIIRKLVSQRSLMYF